A stretch of Streptococcus sp. oral taxon 061 DNA encodes these proteins:
- a CDS encoding MmcQ/YjbR family DNA-binding protein yields MFEIFKAYQFNSKKSKEYGFIENQGVWTYSSTILQGDFLMMVTVEDGDLSFQVYDQETGDLYPQVHMESMRGTFVGSIREACLEVLYGIRKACFEVQEFLCPQTKRILTRVQEKYENQLEYLWEKSPDTAVLRHEDNQKWYAVLMKISWEKLDKTQEGLVEVVNLKHDQVADLLVEKGIYPAFHMNKRYWISLPLDDTLTDEKVHELFDRSYFLTSKK; encoded by the coding sequence ATGTTTGAAATTTTTAAAGCCTATCAATTTAATAGTAAAAAGTCTAAAGAGTATGGATTTATAGAAAATCAAGGTGTATGGACTTATAGTTCGACTATCTTGCAGGGAGATTTTCTCATGATGGTTACAGTTGAGGATGGGGACTTAAGTTTTCAAGTTTATGACCAAGAAACTGGTGACCTCTATCCTCAAGTTCATATGGAAAGTATGAGAGGTACTTTTGTCGGAAGCATTCGAGAGGCTTGTTTAGAAGTTCTTTATGGCATTCGAAAGGCTTGTTTTGAGGTACAGGAATTTCTCTGTCCTCAGACAAAAAGAATCTTGACTCGTGTTCAAGAAAAGTATGAGAATCAATTAGAATACTTATGGGAAAAATCACCTGATACGGCGGTTTTGCGTCATGAAGATAATCAGAAGTGGTATGCGGTTCTAATGAAGATTTCCTGGGAAAAACTAGATAAAACTCAAGAAGGGCTAGTAGAAGTCGTTAATCTTAAGCATGATCAAGTAGCTGATTTATTAGTAGAAAAAGGCATTTACCCAGCTTTTCATATGAATAAGCGCTATTGGATAAGTCTTCCACTTGATGATACTCTAACTGACGAAAAGGTGCATGAATTATTTGATAGAAGTTACTTTTTGACTTCTAAGAAATGA